CTGTCCCAGGACGACTACATCCTGGTGAGCGCGGCGTCCTCGGACTTCGCCACCGTCGACGACCTGGTCGACGCGGGCCGGACGATCACCTACGGCACCACGGGCGTCGGCACCGGCAGCCAGCTCTCCCAGGCCGCCCTGTTCGCACAGGCGGACGTCACCGCCACCGCCGTGCCCTTCGACGGCGGCTCGCCCACGCTGACCGCAGTGCTCGGCGGCCAGGTCGACGTCGGGTCGATCCAGCTCGGCGAGGCCATGGAGCAGATCCGGGCAGGCGAGCTGAACCCGATCGTCACCTTCGCGCAGGAGCGGCCGTCCTACCTGCCGGACACCCCCACCGCCGTGGAGGAGGGCTACGACGTCGAGGTGCAGCAGTCGCGGGCCGTCTTCGCGCCGAAGGACACCCCGCAAGAGGTCATCGACGCCCTGCGCGCCTCGTTCCAGACGGTCTTCGACTCCGAGAACTACCAGCGGTTCAACACCGACAACCAGCTCACGCCGAACGAGGTCGACGGCGAGGAACTGCGTGAGCAGTGGAGCACGAACCTGACCACCTACGAGGACATGGTCGAGGAGTTCGACATCGACATGGGCGGTAACCAGTGACCGGTCCCCTCGATGAGGCGGATCGCGGCGCTTCGCGCGTGACGGACACGACGGGCGGCCCGGCGAAGGCGGACGTGACCCCCACGCCCACGACGCGCACGGCGGCCGAACAGCGGCAGGCCGCCGAATCGCCCGCCGGGGAGACGCTGGTCGGAACGAGCCTCGGCGAGGCGGTCGCGGCCGTCGAGGAGGCGGAAGAGGAGTACCGCCCGCCGCCCATCGGCTTGGCGGGCAGGCTCGTCACCGCCGTCGCCGTGTTCCTGCTCGGCGTGGCCATGCTGATCGGCTCGGTGTCGCTCGGGGTGGGCACGGCCAGCGCACCCAGCTCCGGCATGTGGCCGATGCTGGTGAGCGTCGTGTTGGTCGTCCTCTCCGCCGCTCTGGTCGCGATGGCACCGAAGGCCACCGACGGCGAGCGGTTCTCCCGCACCGCACTGCTGGTGCTCGCGGGCCTGGCGACCATGGTCGGCTTCGTCGCCGTCATCGAGACCATCGGCTTCGAGATCCCGGCTGCCCTGCTCACCTTCGTCTGGGTTCGATTCCTCGGACGCGAGAGCTGGCGCACCTCGATCATCACCAGCATCGCCGTGACCGTCGCCTTCTATCTGATCTTCGTGGTGGCCCTCTCCGTTCCCATTCCGCACCTGTTCTAGGAGTGTCCGTGGACCTGTCACCGGTCTTGGACGGCTTCGGCGTCGTCCTAGAGCCGATCAACCTGCTCTACTGCCTGATCGGCGTGGTCGTCGGGATGCTGGTCGGCGTGCTGCCCGGCCTCGGCCCCGCCGCCACCATCGCCATCCTGCTGCCCGTCACCCTCGGCATCGAGCCGGTGACCTCGATCATCATGCTCGCGGGCATCTTCTACGGTGCCCAGTACGGCGGGACGATCACCTCGGTGCTGCTGCGGTTGCCCGGCGAGGCCTCCTCGGTGGTGACCGTCTTCGACGGCCATGCGCTGGCTCGCCAGGGCAAGGCGGGCACCGCGCTGGGCATCGCGGCGATCGGCTCCTTCATCGGCGGCACCGTCTCCATCGTGGCCCTGTCGCTGCTCGCCCCGGTGGTCACCGGCTTCGCCCTGGACTTCGGGCCGCCGGAGTACACCGCACTGGCGCTGCTGGGCATCCTGCTGGTCTCCACGATCGGCGGGGGCAACCGGCTCAAGGCCGTGATCGCCGCCTGCGTCGGCCTTCTGCTGGCCACCATCGGGCGGGACGGCTTCACCGGAGTGGAGCGGTTCACCTTCGACAACCTGTCGTTGGCCGACGGCCTGGACTTCGTACCGATCGCCATGGGCCTGTTCGGCCTCGGCGAGATCCTCTACAACCTGGAGGAGCGGCACCGCGCCACGCGGGCACCGTCGAAGGTCGCCAACGTGTGGCCCTCGCGGTCGGACCTGCGGCAGTCCTCCGGCGCGATCGGTCGCGGCTCGGTACTGGGCTTCGTGCTCGGCATCCTGCCCGGCGGCGGTGCCACGATCGCCTCGATGGCCGCCTACGCGGTGGAGAAGCGCCGGGCCAAGCGCCCGGAGCGGTTCGGCAAGGGGGCGGTGGAGGGCGTCGCCGGGCCGGAGACCGCCAACAATGCCGCCGCGACCTCGTCGTTCATCCCGCTGCTGTCGCTGGGCATTCCGGCGAACGCGACGATGGCGGTGATCTTCGGTGCGCTGCTCATCCAGGGCGTGACGCCGGGACCACGACTGGTCTCGGAGGAACCCGAGCTGTTCTGGGGCGTGGTCAACTCGATGTACATCGGCAACATCCTGTTGCTGATCATGAGCATCCCGCTGATCGGGCTGTTCGTGAAGATCCTGCGAGTACGGCCGACGATCCTGGCGCCCATCACGGTGCTGATCACGCTGGTCGGCGTGTACACGGTGCGCAACGATCCGTTCGACATCATCCTGGTGATCGTCTTCGGCGCGCTGGGCTACCTGATGAAGAAATGCGGTTTCGACCCCGGCCCGCTGGTCCTGGCCTTCGTGCTCGGCTCGCTGCTGGAGGACTCGCTGCGGCGGTCGCTGCTGATCTTCGACGGCGACCCGACCGGTTTCGTCACCCGGCCGATCTCCGGAACCCTGCTCGCGGCCTTCGTCCTGGTGGCCCTGCTGCCCGCGATCCGGGCGCTGATCCTGCGCCGCCGCGCGGCACGCGAGCAGGCCGAGATCAAGAACCGGGACGACGAGCTGGTCTAGCCGGACCCCGCGCCGCGAGCAACGCTGCTCGCGGCGCGGCCTTCGGCGTGGGCAGGGGCCGTCGGCGGTGACGGTCGGGGGCGCCCAGCCTCCGGTCCGGTGGTCGGGCGACTCAGACGCCCGCGACGGAGCTGATCCAGTCCCGGTACCGGGTGATGTCGGTGTAGAAGGAGACGGTGGCGCGGTCACTGGTCGAGGCGACGCCCACCTGGTAGTAGCCGCCGTCGACCGGGCTGGTCGCGAACATCGGGCCGCCGGAGTCGCCGCCCGCCGCGATGCCGTTGATCCTGGTGACGCCGATGGCGTCGCCGCCGAGCCAGTCCTGCGCGTCGAGCGTGTGCACGCGGGTGTCGGCGTACTTGAGGTACTGAGACTGGCAGCCCGACTCGTTGCCGGTGCAGGTCGCGCCCCAGCCGTAGAGCTGCACGGTGTCGTCGACCCTGGCGTCGCCCACCGTCCCCAGTGGTGCGTACACCGCGTCGACCGCCTGGTCGATGCGTACCAGCGTGATGTCGGCGACCGGGTGCGCGACGGTCTCGGCGACGCCGACCACCGTCCCGCCGCCGTTCGCGTCCAGGCTGCCGACCCGGAAGGTCGTCGCGCTGGGCGAGCCGACGCAGTGCGTCGCGGTCAGGATCCACTCGGGGGCGATGATGGTCGCCGAGCAGACGGGAGAACCGTTGCTGAACATCCGCGCCGCCCACGGCGCGTCGGTGGCGAACTCGCCGTCGATGATGAACGTCTGCGCGCCGTCGGTCTCGGGAGCCGCGACGGCGGAGACGGGAGCGACGGCGGGGACTTCACCGCCTGCGGCGGTGGCCGGTTCGGCGGCGATGGTGGTGGTGCTCAGTCCGATGACGGATAAGAGCGCGGTGGCGGCTCCGACCATCGTGGGAACTAGGCGATTCAGGCGCATTGACTCGTCACCTCGAAGTCTCGAGAGGGCAGGGGATTGCGACTGCATTCCCAGTCTCTTGGCTTCGCAACAACTCGGACACCACAAGATGGATGCCCGCCGGACGGCGGCTCGGGCTACTCCGAACAGACCAGCGACCGGACTGGGTCAGCTGTGGGATCGAACCGATTCGAGCTGGTGAGGGGGATTCAGCGGGTATCGCGCGGTCCGTCTGCCGGGAGCACGGTGACGGCGCACGGCGAGTCGAGTTTTCGGATCGGGGCCACGGCGGACCGGCGTCCGCCTTCGACATGTCGGTGCGTGACCACGGCCTGCTCGCCGCCCGGCCTGCGCGCCTGTGTCACGTTCGATCCTGATCGGATGGCCATTGCGGACGGGGAACCCGTACGCGCAGTTCATCGTGATGCTCGGCGATGAAGGCCTCGATCGAGCGCGGTGGGCGTCCGGCGGTGACCGCGTCCTCGACGAGTCCGAGCAGTACGTCGCGGCGCGGGTCTCGCGGGTGGAAGCGATGGCGGAACCCGGGGACGTACGCCTTCCTCCCGGCCGCGACGCTGTGCGCAGGATAGGACGCTCCCCGGCCACCGACCGGCACGTCCGACCGTCCAGGTAGATCGCCTCCGGCTCACCGGCCCACTTGATCCTGGCCATGAGGAAGCGCCGACCTTGTTCTGACCGGTCAGTGGCTGCGGGGAGGGCTGTCAGGCGTTGACCGCTGTGGCCGGTTGGCTGGTGGTAGTCGTGCCGTCGTAGCCGGTGGCCAGATCCGCGGTGAGGTCAGCGCAGACCCCGGCACCGGTGAACGCTGCGGCGAGGGCGGCGGTGTCGACGCCGGTGTGGGAGGCGAGATCGGCCAGGTCGGCCGGGTTGCCGCTGAGCAGGGGGCGCAGCGCGGGCAACGCGACGGCCGGGACGGTGATCTTCTTGCCCGCCGCCTGCACGGTCACGATGTCGTCGTCGACCGTTAGTTCCGGCGGGAAGTTGGTCACGCACACCACGGCGCGGGGTGGGCCGAAGATCCCGAACGCGGTGGTGTGCCGGGTGCGGGTGTCCTCGCGGTGGCGGGTGGCGAGGAAGTCCGCCGGGCTGCGCCTGTGCAGCAGGTCGGCGGCGACTGCCGCGAGCCGCTGGTGCTGGTCGGTGTCGGGCCGTTGGCCGAGGTCGACACGGAGCTCGCCGGTGGCGCGGGCTTGGTCGGCGATCCAGGCGAGGTAGTCGACACCGGTGCGTTGCGTGAGGCCGAAGGTGGCATGCAGGCTGTGCCCGTTCCCGCGTCCAGTGCGGGTGGCTTGATGCCACCAACCGCGTGGGATGTGCATGACGTCCCCGGTACGAAGGGTGCCGCTCCATACGATCTCGCCGCTAGGTTCGAGATTCGGTTCGGCGTCACGTTCCATCGGCGCGGGTCGGGTTGGGCCGCGCACCTCCCAGCTCTTGGTGCCGTCGAGCTGTACGACCAGGACGTCATGGCTGTCCCAGTGGATGCCCCACCCAGACGCTTCCTGGGTGGTCAGGTACATGTTGACCCGGGTGTGCTCGCCGCTCCACCAACTCAGGGCTCGGCAAGCGACCTCCAGGGTGGCGTCCAGTGGGGCCAGGTCGTCCAAGACGAGAGTGGCGCCCTGCTCCAGGTAGTGCCCGATGCGGGGCATGGCGGCCATGGAGATCCGGTGGCCGCGGCTGCTCGGGTGCTGGGCCAAGTACTCGCGCGGGTGCAGGTCAGCGCCGTTTCGCAGCATCCGCAGCTGCGGGTTGTGCAGTTCACGGCGGGAGATGAGGTCGAGCAGTCGAGCCGGAGTGAGGAGCCGCGCGCACAGTTCGGGGTCGGGGAGGGTACCGCGGGCGAACTCGCGGCCGAGCCGGTCTGGGCCGGCCCAACCGAAGGCGTGCTCGATGCCGTGCACAAGCCGATGATCCATGACGACGCATCCTCTCCGTTGGCTGTCGGGCTGGGAGCGGTCGGGGCGGGCGCCGCTTGGGCAGCCCGCCCCGACCTGGGGTGCGGGACGGGTCTGGTCAGCCGTCCTTGTTCTCGCCGCTGTCTCCGGTGGCGCCGTCGCCGCTGAGTGCGGTGCGGCCGGTGACGCTGATCAGGTTCTCGACGGTGATCTCCACGGGGTTCACCCCCTTCCCTGGTGTCGGGGTCAGGACAGGTCGATGATGAGCTCGCCTGCGGCCTTGCGGGCTGGCTCGGCCAAGGGGTGCGCGTCGGCGCGCGTGGCGGCCAGGCGCAGCAGATTGCAGGTCACCCAGAGACGGGCGATCCGGCCGGAGCGAGTATCGAGATCCGCAGCGAATTCAGCGAGGACTCGGTCGGCGACCGCCGGGACGGCGAGCGCGGTGGCCCAGAGACAGGCGGCGTCGTTGCCACGCGGGGCCAGTCCCCAATCCGTCCAATCGAGAATCACCAGGCGGGGTCCGGTGAGGTTGCCCCAGTGCAGGTCACCGTGAGAGGTGGTCCAGTCGGTGACCGTGGTGTCGATCTGGTGGACGTCCTCGCCGAGTACCTGGCTGATGCGCCGGGTGATCAGCTCCTGACGGCCCGACACGCGGAACGTGGTGAACCCGCCCAGCGCGGTCAGCGCGGCGCGCAGCTCCGCCCACCAGGCGTCTGGTAGTCCAGGGTCGGCGGCGAGGGTGGCACCGCCGGTGGCGATCACCGACTCGCCGACCAGTTCCATCTCCTCGGCACGCCACACCGTGGTGCCATCCGGATCGCGCCAGGTCGCGGACTGCACCCAGCCGGGCTTCGGCACACCAGAGATAACGGAGGCGGCCTCCGCGCCGACCCAGGATTGGGGCTGGATCCAGCCGGTTCCGCGCGAGGTCACCCGCACCCAGGTGCCGCGGTCGGTGCGATGCCCGGCGGACTCCGCCCACGCCCCGGTCGCGCTCGTCGAGCGGTCCAGTCGGACGTCGAGGCGCCGCTCGACCTCGGCGGCGACGGTCTCGGTCAGGTCCACAGTGGCTCTCCTTTATGTGCTGGTGTCTAGTAGACGGTCGGCGACCGGTGCCGACGATCGTGATTGCGGAGTGTGGGTGCGCCCGCACCGATCGTGGGCACGCTCTTGACCCGAACGGGGCTCCCGTAGTAGCGGCGCGGGGGTGATGATCGTGTCGTGGCCGATGACACCGTGGGGGACGTCCTGCGTGCCGAGCGCCTGCGCCTACGGCTTACGCTGGAACAGGCGGGCCGACTGATCGGGTTCTCCAGCTCGACGCTCTCCCGCATCGAGCACAACCTGCGGCGGCTGGACATCGAGGAGCTGCGCGCGGTCGCGTCCCGGTATGGCATCGCGCCGTCGCGGCTGGGACTCGCTACTGTCGACGATCAACAGCACATCGATGGAAGCGGTGGGCACGTGCAGCGCAGACAGTTCTTGACCGCCGCCGCCGGTCTGGCCGTCCCGTACGCCGTGCTGGCCCGCCTCGATGATGCCCTGGTCGCCCTGCCCGCTGCGCGCGGCCAGGTCACCGAGTCCACTGTGACCGCCAGCATGGCCGTCAGTCAGGCCCTGTTCGACCGGGCGCAGTACACCGCTCTGGTCGCGGGACTGCCGGGCCTGCTGGCCGCCGCGCACGAGCTGGCCGACGTCCACCAGGATTCACGCTCCCAAGCAACGGTCGCGGCCTGCTACAACCTCGCGACCCACACCTTGACCAAGCTCGGGCAGCACCAGGTCAGCCGCCTGACCGCCGACCGCGCCATGAACCACGCCCGCCGCGCAGACTCTCCGCTCGCGCTAGCCTTGTCGGCACGCGCGATCGGCGTGGTGCTGCGTCACGAGGGTCGGCCCCGCATAGCTCAACGGGTCACGCTCGGCGCGATCGGTGCTGTGCAGGCCACCGGGTTGACCGTTCCCGCGGAGCGCGCCGTCCTCACCCAGATCTTGTGCACCGCAGCATATTCCGCGGCCACCAACGGCGACCAGGATCAAGCCGTCGACCTGATCGGCGCGGCCGAGGATGCCGTGTGCGGGCTCGACCGTCCGGTCATCGTTGGCGGCAACGCGGTCACCCCGGCCCAAGTCCAGCTCTACAAGATCGGGGTACACCGGGCCGCCGGGGACTCCAGCCAGGCGTTGGACGCCGCTCGCGGGCTGAGGCCCGAGCATTTCGCCACTGCGGAGCGCCGGAGCCGCCTGCACACCGACCTGGCCCGCGCTTGGTGGATGCACGGCCGTCCCGAGCAGACCGCCGCCGCGCTGCTGGCCGCCTACCACGAGGCCCCCACCGAATTGACCGGCCGCCCGGCGATTCGCCATATCGGTCTCGACCTCGTCCGGCGTCACCCCCACACCTCTGGGGCCCGGGAGTTGCGGCTCGCGCTGCGATCCAGCGTGTAGGTGACCGGCCGCAGCACCGGCCTCTGGAGACCGCCAGCCGCCCCGCCCCCGAGACCTACACCGCCCCGCCTCGCCCCCGGCGTCGGCCAGAACACCTCCGGATGGACGCTTCACCTACAGGCCTGACCATATACATCGGACTTTCGACACGGCCCTTTGCCAGAATCGCCGTGCCCTCGTCACCAGCGCGGTGAACACACTCGGTGAGAGCGTGCCGCCGTCGCGGTCCTTGATGTCGCGGATCTCGACGACGACGCAGCTCTGGTCGCGGCCGATCTCCTCGCGGCTCGCGCCGGGGGTCGTGTGGGACGACGTGATCGATCAGATGGCCGCCACCCGGTTCGCGCTGACCGAGTCGCCGCCGAGGTCGAAGAAGTTGTCGCCGACGTCGATCGTCCGGCCGGCAGTCATGTGAGGTCGGTTCGTGCGCGTCGGATGAGGTCCAGTGACAGATGCGGGCTACAGGTCTGCCGGTGGACTGCGGCCCAGGTCTCGACGTGCGTACGCAGGATGGGATGCTCCCCGACCACCGAGATATGCGGGTCGCTGAGCCCGCGCGCACGACACGCCGAGCGGGAGACCGGCTCCACCACTCTCCCGTCCCGTGCGAACAGCGGTGTCATGTCGAACGGCTTGCGGCGGCCAAGCCTCTTCGTCATCGTCGCCGAACAGGGTTGGCTCGGCTGACACCACACCGCCGCCTGCCCGGCGAAGCTGACGACGCCGTTCGCCACGTGGCGGGGCCGCCGCCACGGCACCGCCACGCCCTCCGCCGCAAGCCTGCGACCGCGCGGACACACCGCGCCGCCGCACCGACTCCGGGCGTCGGTCCGCTCAGCCCTCCGGGTATTCGCGTGTCGGCTCGCCTGTGTAGTCGGCGAGCAGTGGGGGCGGCAGTGGGCCCTTGACCCGGCGGCCCGTGCCGGTCTCTTCCCAGGCGTGGGCCAGGATGCCGACGGAGCGGGCCAGTACGAAGAATCCTCGCGCCAGTTCGGGTTCGACGCCGAGTTCGGCGTAGACGATGGCGGTGACGCCGTCGATGTTCATCGGTGGTCTGCGTGTTCCGGTCGCCAGGGCACTCTCGATCGCGACCCCGGCCCGTAGGTACTCGCCGCTGAGCTGTCCGGCGGTGACTGCCTCCTCGACGAGTCCGAGCAGTACGTCGCGGCGCGGGTCGCGCGGGTGGAAGCGATGGCCGAAACCGGGGACGTACGCCTTCCTCGCTCGGTGCTCCGCGACGACCTCGGCCGCGACCTCGTCGACGTCGCGTCCCGTCTCCGCCACGGTGGCGGCGATGCCGTGCAGCACGGCGACGCACTGCTGACCCGCACCGCCGTGGGTGTCGCCGAGCACGTTGACGCCGTTGGCGATGGCCGAGTTGATCCCGACTCCGCAGGTCACGGCCATCCGCGCGCTCGCGATCGAGGGAGCCTGCGGGCCGTGGTCCACGCTGGCGACCAGCGCCGCCTGGAGCAGCCGCGACTGCGTCTCGGTCGGCAGCGCTCCCTTCGTCAGCAGCCAGATGGTGCTCACGAAGTCGAGCCTGCCGATGAGCTGTTCGATCGGGTAGCCGCGCAGCTCGATCTCGCCCGGGGCGATGCGGGTGACGGCGGTCGACCACCACGCGGTGGTGTCGGCGATGCCGGGGACCTCGGTCATACGGCGTCCTCCTGGTGCAGCCGGGCGATCTCGTCGGGGGCGTAGCCGAGCTCGACGAGGATGTCCTCGGTGTGCTGGCCGAGCGTCGGCGGGGGCAGCACGGGCCTGCTCGGGCTGCCGTCGAGGTGGATGCCGTGCCCGAGGACCCGCAGCGGGCCCGCTCCTGCCTCGCCGGGAAACGGCAGCTCGTGGACCAGCTCGCGGGCGCGGATCTGCGGACTCTCCAGCATCTCCGGCACGGTCAGCACGGCGGCTGCGGGCACGCCCGCCGTGCTGAGTGCCTCCTCCCAGTGCGCGGCGGAGCGGGTGGTGAGGGCCGCCTCGAGTTCGGCGGTCAGGGCGGCCCGATGCGTCTTGCGCGCCTCGCGTTCGGCGAAGCGCGGATCGGTCGCCAGTTCGGGACGACCGATGATCCGACAGAGCAGTTCGAACTGCTGCTGCTTGTTGGCGGCGATGTTGAGTTCGCCGTCGGCGGTGCGGAAGGTGCCGGAGGGCGCCGCCGTGCCGTTGTCGTTGCCGAGCGGGCGGGCCTGCTGATCGGCGATCAGGTGATTGGAGGCGACCCAGCCCATGGCGGTGACGGCGGTCTCCAGCATGGAGACGTCGATCATGCAGCCGGTGCCGGTGCGTGCGCGGCCGAGCAGCGCGGAGGAGATCGCGAAGGCCGCCGCCAGGCCGCCCAGGGTGTCGGCGATGGGATAGCCCGCCCGCAGCGGGGCGGTGTCGGCGGTGCCGGTCACGCTCATCATCCCCGAGACGCCCTGGATGATCTGGTCGTAGGCGGGCTTGGCGCGCAACGGGCCCGTCTGACCGAAGCCGGAGATGGCGCAGTAGACCAGGCGCGGATTGATCCGCTTCAGCTCGGACCAGCCGAAGCCGAGCCGGTCGAGCACGCCCGGCCGGAAGTTCTCGCACAGCACGTCCGCGTTCGCGACGAGTCTGCGCAGCACCTCCCGGCCGGACTCCGACTTGAGATTGAGCGTGATCGAGCGCTTCTGCGCGTTCTGGGCCAGGAACGAGGCGCCGAGCTCCTGCCGGTTCAGCTCCGCCGAGGCGCCCAGCCTGCGGGCGAGATCACCGCCCTCGGGGATCTCGACCTTGACCACGTCCGCGCCGAGCAGCGCCAGCTGGTAGCAGGCGTACGGCCCGGCGAGGACGTTGGTCAGGTCGAGGACCCGGACTCCGGCGAGCGGGCCGGACCCGGCCTCGGGCGGAGTCCCGGACGAATCGTCGTTCATACCAGTGCTTTCTCTTGACGACGTCGCCGAACACGCTGGATGAGCAGGCCGACGACGACGAGCGCGAGCAGGCTGTACAGGGTGATCGAGATCGGGCTGGAGACCAGCGCCGCCGGGTCGCCCTCGCTCACGGCCATCGCTCGCCGGTACTCGGTCTCGGCGAGCGGTCCGAGGATCACGGCGATGAGCACGGGCGCGACGGGCAGCCCGTACCGGCGCATCGCGAAGCCCAACAGGCCGATGGCCAGGACCAGCACGAGATCCAGGACCTTGCTGCTGGTGGCGTACACGCCCAGCATCGCGAACACCGTGATCCCGGCGTAGAGGTAGTGGCGGGGCACCTTCAACAGCTTGGCCCACAGGGGTGCGAAGGGCAGGTTGAGGATGAGCAGCACGACCATGCCGATGAAGAAGCTGGCCAGCAGCGCCCAGACCAGCTCGCTGGCCCGCTCGAACAGCAGCGGTCCCGGCTGAAGACCGTACTGACGGAACGCCGCCAGCAGGATCGCCGCGGTCGCCGACGTCGGCAGGCCCAGGGCGAGCAGCGCGCCCATCGCGGTGCCCGCCGTCGCGTTCCCGGCGGCCTCGGGACCGGCGACGCCCTGGATCGCGCCCTTGCCGAACATCGGTTTCTGCCGCCGGGAGTCCAGCTTCCGTTCGGCGCCGTAGGAGAGGAAGGTCGGCACCTCGGAGCCGCCGACCGGGATGATGCCGAACGGCACGCCGATCGCCGTGCCCCGGAACCAGGCGGGCAATGCCAGCCGGAACTCCCGCCGCGACAGCCAGAGCCTGCCGGTGGAGGGGAGCAGCCGGGTGTCCTCCTTGGTGCCCCGGCGGGCGGCGACGTTGAACACCTCGCCGAGCGCGAGCAGGCCGACGGTGATCACGACGATGTCGATGCCGTCGAACAGCTCGGGCAGCCCGCCGGTGAACCGGGCCGCTCCGGATGCGCCGTCGATGCCGACCACGGAGATGGCCAGGCCGATGACGAGCGCGGCGAGTCCTCGGATCACCGACTCGCTGACGACGGCCGAGATCGCGACGAAGGCGAAGATCGCCAGGGCGAGATACTCGGCCGGGCCGAACAGCGTGGCCAGCTGGGCGAGCCCCGGCGCGAAGAAGACCACCAGGATCGAGGCGACGATGCCGCCGATGAACGCGCCGATCGCCGAGGTCGCCAGGGCCTGGGAGGCACGTCCGCTCTTGGCCATCCGATGGCCCTCGATCGACCCGGCGATCGCCGTGCTGTTGCCGGGCGTGTTCATCAGGATG
The Actinoalloteichus fjordicus DNA segment above includes these coding regions:
- a CDS encoding tripartite tricarboxylate transporter permease, translated to MESLVNLGEGFLTVLTPMNMLWVFIGAVLGTAVGVLPGLGSAMAVALLLPVTFSLDPIGAFIMFSGVLFGGLFGDSIAGILMNTPGNSTAIAGSIEGHRMAKSGRASQALATSAIGAFIGGIVASILVVFFAPGLAQLATLFGPAEYLALAIFAFVAISAVVSESVIRGLAALVIGLAISVVGIDGASGAARFTGGLPELFDGIDIVVITVGLLALGEVFNVAARRGTKEDTRLLPSTGRLWLSRREFRLALPAWFRGTAIGVPFGIIPVGGSEVPTFLSYGAERKLDSRRQKPMFGKGAIQGVAGPEAAGNATAGTAMGALLALGLPTSATAAILLAAFRQYGLQPGPLLFERASELVWALLASFFIGMVVLLILNLPFAPLWAKLLKVPRHYLYAGITVFAMLGVYATSSKVLDLVLVLAIGLLGFAMRRYGLPVAPVLIAVILGPLAETEYRRAMAVSEGDPAALVSSPISITLYSLLALVVVGLLIQRVRRRRQEKALV